The Methanohalophilus levihalophilus genome has a segment encoding these proteins:
- a CDS encoding DNA alkylation repair protein, with the protein MPSNKELVTILQSRLESVAKIKTKDWWEKYLKYTIEFRGVNLAVIRDELKVWYTEQGIDNLSLDDQLDLALSFFEEEYAEDKLAGVLFLQLYLYDRFEWKLLFPRFEGLFENNYIFDWNVNDWFCVRVLGPIIEKNGMECAKAISGWHSSGNVWQARCSLVAFANLTGNEEFRTMLLESCSILIQREERFAKKAVGWIMRELAKSDEKVVVGFIQENGSFFSRESLENAIKYFDKEEKKYLRKFRSS; encoded by the coding sequence ATGCCCTCTAACAAGGAATTGGTTACAATTCTCCAATCCCGGCTGGAATCAGTCGCGAAAATCAAGACAAAGGACTGGTGGGAAAAGTACCTGAAATATACCATTGAGTTTCGGGGTGTAAATCTCGCTGTAATCCGGGATGAACTCAAAGTCTGGTATACTGAACAGGGAATCGATAATCTTTCGTTAGATGATCAGTTGGATCTTGCCCTGTCCTTTTTTGAAGAAGAGTATGCAGAGGATAAGCTTGCAGGTGTGCTTTTCCTGCAGCTTTACCTCTATGATAGGTTTGAATGGAAGCTCCTGTTTCCAAGGTTTGAGGGGCTTTTTGAGAATAATTACATTTTTGACTGGAATGTCAACGACTGGTTTTGTGTCCGGGTTCTAGGTCCTATAATAGAGAAAAATGGAATGGAATGTGCAAAAGCAATTTCCGGATGGCATAGTTCTGGAAATGTATGGCAGGCAAGATGTTCTCTTGTGGCTTTTGCAAATCTGACCGGCAACGAAGAGTTTCGGACAATGCTTCTGGAATCATGTTCTATCCTGATTCAAAGGGAAGAGAGGTTTGCAAAAAAAGCGGTTGGGTGGATTATGAGGGAACTAGCCAAATCCGATGAAAAAGTTGTTGTTGGTTTCATTCAGGAAAATGGAAGCTTTTTTTCACGGGAAAGCCTTGAAAATGCAATAAAGTATTTCGATAAGGAAGAAAAGAAATACCTTCGTAAGTTCCGTTCATCCTGA
- a CDS encoding cupredoxin domain-containing protein produces MKKTILMLAIVLVAFLAIGCTQDGGETPVVEEEAPAEETPEDATEELPVDDTETTEDEEEPAGVVVEVAIEDFKFVPESVTITTGDTVMWTNFDSAPHTATGNEGEFDSGTLQTDESFSFTFEEAGSFDYICTIHPSMEGVVIVE; encoded by the coding sequence ATGAAGAAAACAATATTGATGTTAGCAATAGTCTTAGTTGCTTTCCTTGCAATCGGATGTACGCAAGATGGTGGGGAAACACCGGTAGTTGAAGAAGAAGCTCCGGCTGAAGAGACGCCTGAAGATGCTACGGAAGAATTGCCGGTTGATGATACTGAAACCACAGAGGATGAAGAAGAGCCTGCTGGTGTGGTTGTTGAAGTGGCAATAGAAGACTTTAAATTCGTACCTGAGTCCGTCACAATTACAACCGGGGACACTGTGATGTGGACAAACTTTGATTCTGCTCCACATACGGCAACAGGTAATGAAGGTGAATTTGATTCAGGTACTCTCCAAACAGATGAATCATTCAGTTTCACATTCGAGGAAGCTGGTTCATTTGACTATATTTGCACCATTCATCCGAGCATGGAAGGTGTAGTGATAGTAGAATAA
- a CDS encoding glutamate synthase-related protein yields MTRYRCDVCQTFEYDDTRGNSLTDIKPGTSPEDFPEEWECPICKAKRSHLKPVIEKEETIIEPTEAMLYDAKEGKKLSVMLTVSKKELGGYLGEWRRETDALETHMGDIHLISVTGESLYEPMRTKLPILSWDEILVKGAQLAKMPLNPDEEVSVKTVIGPKAKYPLVIETPVFITHMSFGALSKEVKMALASGSAAMQTAMCSGEGGILKESFERSYKYIFEYVPNKYNVNEETLQAVDAIEIKIGQSTKPGMGGHLPAEKVTAEIGKSRGFPEGVDIISPARFDDINNKFDLRKKVESLREMSGGKPIGIKIAAGSIEADMEVATFANPDFITIDGRGGGTGASNKFVKQTASVPTIFALYRARKYLDEHHIKDISLIITGGLRVSSDFAKALAMGADAIAIGTAALMACACQQYRLCDTGKCPVGVATQDPELRKRLKVPFSAKKLENFLRVSTNELKDFARLTGNDDVHMLSSEDLCTVNSEISDRTNIEHV; encoded by the coding sequence ATGACAAGATACCGATGTGATGTTTGCCAGACTTTTGAATATGATGACACAAGAGGAAACTCTCTTACTGACATCAAACCCGGAACCAGTCCCGAGGATTTCCCCGAGGAATGGGAGTGCCCGATCTGTAAGGCAAAACGTTCGCACTTAAAACCGGTTATTGAAAAAGAAGAGACTATCATTGAGCCAACCGAAGCGATGCTTTACGACGCAAAGGAAGGCAAGAAGCTTTCAGTTATGCTTACGGTCTCCAAAAAAGAATTAGGTGGATACCTTGGCGAATGGCGACGTGAGACTGATGCCCTGGAAACACACATGGGTGATATTCACCTGATTTCCGTCACCGGTGAATCACTTTATGAACCCATGCGAACCAAATTACCCATTCTGTCATGGGATGAGATTCTTGTAAAAGGTGCACAGCTGGCGAAAATGCCTCTGAATCCTGATGAAGAGGTCAGTGTCAAAACTGTTATCGGCCCAAAAGCAAAATATCCCCTTGTTATCGAGACTCCTGTTTTCATTACCCACATGTCATTTGGTGCCCTTTCAAAAGAAGTTAAAATGGCACTTGCAAGTGGAAGTGCTGCAATGCAGACAGCAATGTGCTCCGGAGAAGGGGGAATATTGAAAGAATCCTTTGAGCGTTCATACAAATACATTTTTGAATACGTCCCCAACAAGTATAATGTGAATGAAGAGACACTGCAGGCTGTTGATGCCATTGAAATTAAGATAGGGCAATCAACAAAACCGGGCATGGGAGGTCATCTGCCTGCTGAAAAAGTGACTGCTGAAATCGGGAAATCCCGCGGATTCCCTGAAGGCGTGGACATAATCAGTCCTGCAAGATTTGATGATATAAATAACAAGTTTGATCTCAGGAAAAAAGTTGAATCCTTAAGGGAGATGTCCGGAGGTAAACCAATAGGAATTAAGATCGCTGCCGGAAGCATCGAAGCCGACATGGAGGTAGCGACTTTTGCAAATCCTGATTTTATTACAATTGACGGAAGAGGTGGAGGAACCGGAGCTTCCAATAAATTTGTCAAACAAACTGCTTCAGTACCAACCATTTTTGCGCTGTACAGGGCAAGGAAATACCTTGACGAACATCATATCAAGGATATATCCCTGATAATAACGGGAGGATTGAGGGTTTCATCCGATTTTGCCAAGGCACTGGCAATGGGCGCTGATGCAATTGCAATTGGTACCGCTGCTTTGATGGCATGTGCCTGCCAGCAGTACAGGCTTTGTGATACAGGAAAATGTCCGGTAGGAGTAGCTACTCAGGATCCGGAATTGCGCAAGCGTTTGAAGGTTCCGTTTTCTGCCAAAAAGCTGGAAAATTTCCTCCGGGTTTCAACCAATGAACTGAAAGATTTTGCAAGGCTTACAGGAAACGACGATGTCCACATGCTGAGCTCTGAAGACCTCTGCACTGTAAACTCCGAAATTTCAGATAGAACAAATATTGAACATGTATAA
- a CDS encoding DUF2769 domain-containing protein, whose amino-acid sequence MSPEEMEQKEEMVLSMCICSSCPSWVECDEKGGYCLPAIGKSNCITDESGCICGGCPVTEELRLKNVYFCTRGSEKEQLGM is encoded by the coding sequence ATGAGTCCTGAAGAAATGGAACAAAAGGAGGAAATGGTGCTATCCATGTGCATTTGTTCCAGTTGTCCTTCATGGGTGGAATGTGATGAGAAAGGCGGGTACTGTTTACCGGCAATCGGTAAAAGCAACTGCATAACTGATGAAAGTGGATGTATTTGCGGTGGTTGCCCTGTTACCGAAGAATTGAGGCTTAAAAACGTTTATTTCTGTACACGCGGTTCAGAAAAAGAGCAGCTTGGGATGTAA
- a CDS encoding cohesin domain-containing protein, with the protein MSNDGNVIYFNGIEVATDEMIVGRINSDGSGLETYPAPFGSAMNIVTNGDGSIAYFNSLNAVHKIEDGSIDVVVEFDDEFYVWMLQTNDKGDYVYITIESIGNIWKINSDATHDVSVVDKDDVEVDDKNVSKILDFRVADDGIKTSFIPHGYREGVNVNGYWEGGDTHELTEVFYSEYGNSNQMTFDDEEDDGITKFLFDMSGNGAVVLYGVEEDTYIVKPGTKFVTKLGSFTGWGHLNYDGSIMFTSDDSDGVLVSTLDKQLFPLSLGDHLEEDVGSMDGTLINNDGDIVSFIVMADDYSSTSLYVGHFYSSADDVPAASPNALYSATIAYSGELPEPVLISEEVDALVFESRSKPAGSSVQIPITLYGNEEPVGNMDLALSYDPEVLECVELIKGGLTENSIFEYNIMDETIKASLIDMDGFSGDGSVCYVKFNVIGSAGDTSPLRIDNLAINSASDLSVIDMEATNGVFTVLSSDEGKGDAEGDGGEYSAYDALYALLMSVDKIDAHESMDINDDGIVSSIDARLILKLASEDKSVE; encoded by the coding sequence ATGAGCAATGATGGCAATGTGATATATTTTAATGGAATTGAAGTGGCAACTGATGAAATGATTGTGGGTCGCATTAATTCGGATGGATCAGGACTTGAAACATATCCTGCTCCTTTTGGTTCTGCAATGAATATTGTTACAAATGGTGATGGTTCGATCGCTTATTTTAACAGCCTTAATGCCGTCCACAAAATAGAAGATGGAAGTATAGATGTTGTTGTAGAATTTGATGATGAGTTTTATGTTTGGATGCTTCAGACAAATGACAAAGGCGACTATGTGTACATAACCATTGAAAGCATAGGGAATATATGGAAAATAAACTCTGATGCAACTCATGATGTCTCTGTGGTTGACAAAGATGATGTCGAAGTGGATGATAAAAACGTTTCTAAAATTCTTGATTTCCGCGTCGCTGATGACGGAATAAAAACCAGTTTCATTCCTCATGGATATAGGGAAGGCGTAAATGTCAATGGATATTGGGAAGGCGGAGATACGCACGAATTAACTGAAGTGTTCTATTCTGAATATGGTAATTCAAACCAAATGACATTTGATGATGAAGAAGATGATGGAATTACAAAATTCCTTTTTGATATGAGTGGGAATGGTGCTGTAGTTCTATATGGTGTTGAAGAAGACACTTATATTGTCAAACCGGGAACTAAATTTGTTACAAAACTTGGGTCATTTACAGGTTGGGGGCACCTGAACTATGACGGTTCTATTATGTTTACTTCAGATGATAGCGATGGGGTACTTGTAAGCACACTTGATAAACAGCTTTTCCCTCTTTCACTTGGGGACCACCTTGAAGAAGATGTTGGGAGTATGGATGGAACTCTGATCAATAACGATGGGGATATTGTTTCCTTCATTGTAATGGCAGACGACTATTCCTCAACATCACTCTACGTCGGCCATTTCTACAGTAGCGCTGATGATGTCCCGGCAGCATCTCCAAATGCTCTTTATTCTGCAACGATTGCATACTCAGGTGAGCTTCCAGAGCCAGTCCTGATTTCTGAAGAAGTGGATGCTCTTGTCTTCGAGTCCCGTAGCAAACCAGCAGGGAGCAGTGTACAGATTCCGATTACACTATATGGGAATGAGGAGCCTGTCGGAAACATGGATCTTGCATTAAGCTATGATCCAGAAGTTCTCGAATGTGTGGAACTTATTAAAGGCGGTTTGACTGAGAACTCCATTTTTGAATATAATATAATGGACGAAACTATCAAAGCAAGTCTTATTGATATGGATGGTTTCAGTGGTGATGGCTCTGTCTGCTATGTAAAGTTTAATGTTATTGGTTCTGCGGGTGATACTTCCCCACTAAGAATCGATAATCTTGCAATCAATAGTGCTTCTGATCTCTCAGTTATCGACATGGAGGCTACTAATGGTGTCTTTACCGTTCTTTCAAGTGATGAAGGGAAGGGTGATGCAGAAGGAGATGGTGGTGAATATTCCGCATATGATGCATTATATGCGTTATTGATGTCTGTTGACAAGATTGATGCACATGAATCTATGGATATAAATGATGATGGGATTGTATCTTCTATTGATGCAAGACTCATACTAAAATTAGCTTCTGAAGACAAATCAGTTGAATAA
- a CDS encoding cohesin domain-containing protein: MTATTVSAAVVPVTVYTADMEASSGGTVEVPVYFSGADEVGSMDLVLNYDSGVLQATGASTSDIGNNAFVESNIAIPGKITLAMADSSGISGDGEVLLISFTVLGDVGSSTTVSIESVELHNVELVEVMTETENGIVTVADAASGSESAGYGGMMLISLGVFCLCAFLMKRKN, encoded by the coding sequence TTGACAGCAACAACAGTTTCTGCAGCTGTCGTTCCGGTAACCGTCTATACTGCTGATATGGAAGCGTCAAGCGGTGGTACCGTTGAAGTGCCAGTTTATTTTTCAGGTGCAGATGAAGTTGGAAGTATGGACCTTGTCCTGAACTATGACAGTGGGGTTCTTCAGGCAACAGGTGCTTCAACTTCCGATATTGGCAACAATGCATTCGTCGAGTCTAACATTGCAATTCCGGGAAAGATCACTTTAGCAATGGCTGATTCTTCCGGTATTTCCGGTGATGGAGAAGTTTTATTGATATCATTCACAGTTCTCGGAGATGTTGGTTCATCAACAACTGTTAGCATTGAGAGTGTTGAGCTTCACAACGTTGAGCTTGTAGAAGTTATGACCGAGACTGAAAATGGTATTGTAACCGTTGCAGATGCTGCATCTGGTTCAGAAAGTGCCGGATACGGTGGAATGATGCTGATAAGTCTGGGTGTATTTTGTCTTTGTGCTTTTTTAATGAAGAGAAAGAACTGA
- a CDS encoding radical SAM protein, with the protein MGVYKTIKNPEIRIQKSKSVCPVCLQTIDCNIISRNGKVFLQKTCAEHGDFETILFSDSDSYIKAIKENVPGTKPKFIQTKVSKGCPNDCGFCDEHQQHTCVGIIEITDVCNLHCPVCFAASESSFSLPLVKVKEMIDIFVEREDNPEVLQISGGEPTLHPDILEILEYAGKKGILYPVLNTNGIKLADPQFAKQVASTVPEDRSSVGKPVIYFQFDGFSNAIYETLRGKPLLETKMKAFENCKKEGMTVALVCTLVKGINDHEIGRIIDFAMNESYIKMVNFQPATLAGRHDLPDKQDGRMTIPDVISEVEIQTKGTLKKDSFITTPCPYPTCSVCAYVYSNNGRDVVLTRFLNSAACRDYLVGRAIPDIEVVARIEKSLTTFGSLLSRSSILSGNSHDDCCCSGNCSGIIAEIGSVLDNVTLVSIHAFMDEHNFSVERTRKCCITEIMPDGRMIPFCSYNILYRKELAEQFRNDTYSLFDA; encoded by the coding sequence ATGGGAGTATACAAAACCATTAAAAACCCTGAAATTCGAATTCAAAAATCCAAAAGCGTTTGTCCGGTCTGCCTTCAAACAATTGATTGCAACATCATCTCCCGCAATGGAAAAGTTTTTCTACAGAAAACATGTGCCGAACATGGTGATTTTGAGACAATCTTATTTTCAGATTCAGATTCTTACATAAAAGCCATCAAAGAAAACGTTCCGGGAACAAAACCCAAATTTATCCAGACAAAGGTTTCCAAAGGATGTCCGAATGATTGCGGTTTTTGTGATGAGCATCAACAACATACGTGTGTAGGGATTATCGAAATAACTGATGTCTGTAACCTTCATTGTCCAGTTTGTTTTGCAGCTTCAGAAAGCAGTTTCAGTTTGCCTCTTGTCAAAGTAAAAGAAATGATAGATATCTTTGTTGAAAGAGAGGACAATCCGGAAGTACTCCAGATTAGTGGTGGTGAACCCACTTTGCATCCGGATATTCTTGAAATCCTTGAATATGCCGGGAAGAAAGGCATTCTTTATCCTGTGTTGAACACAAATGGAATAAAGCTTGCAGATCCACAATTTGCTAAACAGGTTGCTTCTACCGTTCCAGAAGACAGGTCTTCTGTGGGTAAACCTGTAATCTACTTCCAGTTTGACGGTTTTAGCAACGCGATATATGAAACCCTCCGGGGTAAACCTTTACTTGAAACCAAAATGAAGGCATTTGAAAATTGTAAAAAAGAAGGTATGACGGTTGCCCTTGTTTGTACTCTTGTTAAAGGGATAAATGATCATGAAATTGGCAGGATAATCGACTTTGCTATGAATGAAAGTTACATTAAGATGGTCAACTTCCAGCCCGCTACTCTTGCCGGAAGGCATGACCTGCCGGATAAACAAGACGGGAGAATGACAATTCCGGATGTGATTTCTGAGGTTGAAATCCAAACAAAAGGCACATTGAAGAAAGATAGCTTCATCACGACCCCTTGTCCGTACCCAACCTGTTCGGTATGTGCATATGTTTATAGTAACAATGGAAGAGATGTTGTCTTAACCAGATTCCTGAATTCTGCGGCTTGTCGTGATTATCTCGTTGGTCGTGCAATACCGGATATTGAGGTAGTTGCAAGAATAGAAAAATCCCTGACTACTTTTGGGAGTCTTCTTTCCAGATCTTCCATTTTATCGGGAAATAGTCATGATGATTGTTGCTGCAGTGGGAATTGCAGCGGAATAATCGCTGAAATTGGCAGTGTTCTGGATAACGTAACACTGGTTTCTATCCATGCTTTCATGGACGAGCATAATTTTAGCGTTGAGAGAACAAGGAAGTGCTGTATAACAGAAATAATGCCTGACGGGCGGATGATTCCTTTTTGCTCGTACAATATTCTTTATCGGAAAGAACTGGCTGAACAATTCAGGAACGATACCTATTCATTGTTTGATGCTTAA
- a CDS encoding arsenite methyltransferase, which yields MDSNDVKKLVKKEYGEVAKHGSSCCGSLNLCCSPTDVAQDISKEIGYSESEMSSVPGGSNLGLGCGNPTAIASLQEGETVLDLGSGAGFDCFLAAGKVGPKGVVIGVDMTPEMLEKARENARKSEYENIEFRLGEIEALPVADNSVDVVISNCVINLSPSKADVFREIFRVLKPGGRFAISDIVLLQDIPESIKQSAAAYVSCISGAILKSDYLDLIENTGFKDIEIIEEVRYPFDLVAAILPPEELEKILGEANLSMEEARSFADSVISIKIHGIKS from the coding sequence ATGGATTCGAATGATGTCAAAAAACTTGTAAAAAAAGAATATGGGGAGGTGGCCAAACATGGCTCTTCCTGCTGTGGATCATTGAATTTGTGCTGCAGTCCGACTGATGTGGCTCAGGATATCAGCAAAGAAATAGGCTATTCTGAATCCGAAATGAGCAGTGTTCCCGGAGGATCAAACCTTGGACTTGGCTGTGGGAATCCCACTGCAATAGCATCCCTGCAAGAGGGTGAAACTGTATTGGATCTGGGTTCTGGTGCCGGATTTGATTGCTTCCTCGCAGCAGGCAAAGTGGGCCCAAAGGGAGTAGTCATCGGCGTAGACATGACTCCTGAGATGCTGGAGAAAGCCCGGGAGAATGCCCGGAAAAGTGAGTACGAAAATATAGAATTCAGGCTCGGTGAAATTGAGGCTCTGCCGGTTGCGGATAATTCTGTTGATGTTGTAATTTCGAATTGTGTCATTAATCTCTCCCCCTCCAAGGCGGATGTCTTCAGGGAAATTTTCAGGGTTTTGAAACCCGGTGGCAGGTTTGCCATATCAGATATTGTTCTTCTGCAGGACATACCTGAAAGCATAAAACAATCTGCTGCTGCCTATGTTAGCTGTATTTCCGGTGCTATACTCAAAAGTGACTATCTGGACTTGATAGAAAATACAGGCTTTAAAGACATTGAAATTATCGAGGAAGTGAGATATCCATTTGATCTGGTTGCTGCGATTCTTCCCCCTGAAGAACTGGAAAAAATTCTCGGTGAAGCAAACCTTTCAATGGAAGAAGCCAGAAGCTTTGCAGACTCTGTTATCAGTATCAAGATACATGGAATAAAATCTTAA
- a CDS encoding sensor histidine kinase, translated as MMKWNNVPLKSRLILSMVLILFLVLAATTAIIISTATSQQEELAYEQSIETTKNLANRFNGDMQSYHAIGRTIANSMVEYESGDRDEVNAILKRLMIENPNLIGTYVAFEPDAFDGKDELYANTFGHDSTGRFIPYWTKIGGSLHLEPLLDYDTLDYYQGPKNTKSEVITEPYLYQGELIVSYVTPVIRNDEFLGIGGTDVSLNYIDEDVNQVRIFDTGYALATSNGGIILSHPVNKEWIGARTLADFDDPLIGLMAEDIRSGRGGNIETLDPTTGKEVIMFYEPVKTGNYSFILVVPKDEMLAGVTALRNDLVVISTIALFLMGVLGYLIALSITRPIGTIVDDFKHISDDALHGKLDSRADTDVEIDFKQIPVGLNEILDRLKNNSDQLRTANMELRKYSDELAKANEQLQSLDRMKDEFLSNVSHELKTPLVSIMGYAEVMDDGSLGEINEAQKNALDTIERNSDRLRRLIDSLLYISMAQSGQVKYIFGPVKIDAVIDNVVQDLSIQAHNKGLSLEQDVAEDISLIDGDQNKLTDMLSNLVDNAIKFTPTGGSITVEAREDVDYVHISVIDTGIGIPRELMPLLFQKFYQIDSSTTRRYGGTGLGLCIAKEIAQAHHGHIWIESGKNQGTTVHIKLPK; from the coding sequence ATGATGAAGTGGAATAATGTTCCTCTAAAGTCAAGATTGATCCTGTCAATGGTTTTAATTCTTTTTCTCGTTCTCGCAGCCACTACTGCGATTATTATTTCCACTGCAACTTCCCAGCAGGAAGAGCTTGCATATGAGCAATCTATTGAAACAACCAAAAACCTCGCGAATCGATTTAACGGGGATATGCAAAGCTATCATGCAATAGGTCGGACAATTGCCAATTCCATGGTTGAATATGAATCAGGAGACAGAGACGAGGTCAACGCCATTCTAAAACGCCTGATGATTGAAAATCCGAATTTGATAGGTACTTACGTTGCCTTTGAACCCGATGCTTTTGATGGAAAGGACGAATTATATGCCAATACATTCGGGCATGATTCTACAGGCCGTTTTATTCCATACTGGACGAAAATTGGCGGATCCCTTCATCTCGAACCATTGCTTGATTATGATACACTTGATTATTACCAGGGGCCAAAAAATACCAAATCCGAAGTAATAACTGAGCCATATCTGTATCAGGGAGAGTTGATAGTCAGTTACGTAACTCCTGTTATCCGGAATGATGAGTTTCTCGGGATAGGTGGAACTGATGTCTCACTGAATTACATTGATGAGGATGTTAATCAGGTACGGATTTTTGATACCGGATATGCTTTGGCAACCAGCAATGGCGGTATAATCCTGTCCCATCCGGTAAATAAGGAATGGATTGGAGCCAGGACTCTGGCTGATTTCGATGATCCTTTAATTGGACTGATGGCAGAAGATATTCGAAGCGGTAGGGGAGGAAACATTGAAACTCTGGATCCAACCACCGGCAAGGAAGTCATTATGTTCTATGAACCTGTTAAAACCGGGAACTATTCTTTCATTCTTGTTGTACCGAAGGACGAAATGCTTGCTGGAGTGACAGCTCTAAGGAATGATCTTGTTGTTATTTCCACAATCGCCCTGTTTCTTATGGGTGTTCTGGGTTATCTGATTGCTTTGTCAATTACAAGGCCAATTGGTACGATTGTGGACGATTTCAAACATATTTCGGACGATGCCCTTCACGGGAAACTTGATTCCAGGGCGGATACGGATGTTGAAATCGATTTCAAGCAGATACCCGTGGGTTTGAATGAAATACTTGATAGATTAAAAAACAATTCAGATCAACTACGAACTGCTAATATGGAGCTCAGGAAATACTCGGATGAACTGGCAAAGGCTAATGAACAGCTTCAATCCCTTGACCGGATGAAAGATGAATTCCTGTCCAATGTAAGCCATGAACTCAAGACACCTCTGGTTTCCATAATGGGATATGCGGAAGTTATGGATGATGGCTCATTGGGAGAAATTAATGAAGCCCAGAAAAATGCACTTGATACCATTGAGCGCAATTCCGACAGGCTCCGGCGTCTGATTGACTCGCTCCTGTATATTAGCATGGCCCAGTCAGGGCAGGTCAAATACATTTTCGGGCCTGTAAAAATTGATGCTGTAATAGATAACGTTGTTCAAGATCTTTCCATACAGGCACATAATAAGGGTCTGAGTCTGGAGCAAGATGTGGCAGAAGACATATCGCTAATTGACGGTGATCAGAATAAATTGACGGATATGCTCAGCAACCTTGTGGATAACGCTATTAAATTTACACCTACGGGTGGATCAATTACAGTTGAAGCCAGGGAAGATGTTGACTACGTACATATTTCCGTCATCGATACCGGTATAGGAA